Proteins from a single region of Hymenobacter aquaticus:
- a CDS encoding class I lanthipeptide, with translation MKKLNKKLSLQKETVVELCKEEMNQVKGGITSIANCTGWTCTAGSTRSSNLCICGGGY, from the coding sequence ATGAAAAAGTTGAACAAGAAATTGTCTCTGCAGAAAGAGACCGTCGTGGAGCTCTGCAAAGAGGAAATGAACCAAGTGAAAGGCGGCATCACGTCGATTGCAAACTGCACCGGCTGGACGTGCACCGCTGGTAGCACCCGCTCTTCAAACCTGTGTATTTGTGGTGGCGGCTACTAA
- a CDS encoding class I lanthipeptide → MKKKQLNRKLSLNKQTLSELDAKGMSQIKGGLAVKTETETCSCSCESACHRTCDCV, encoded by the coding sequence ATGAAAAAGAAGCAGCTCAACCGCAAATTATCCTTAAACAAGCAGACCCTGAGCGAGCTGGATGCCAAAGGCATGAGCCAGATCAAAGGTGGCTTGGCCGTCAAAACAGAAACGGAGACGTGTTCCTGTAGCTGCGAAAGCGCGTGTCACCGGACCTGCGATTGTGTATAA
- a CDS encoding lanthionine synthetase C family protein, which produces MTLDLQTRIKAKIREIESAIELTPYQDRPLSLLAGAGGSILYHFYMAKMQDSGVLYDRAFALLNTTLDYLEEHGIDALTYTNGIVGFGRLFHLLAEEGYIETEVDDILVDVDDVVIAYTHRLLAEGNLDFLHGAIGNGFYLNRRVGRPAIDECLGYFVGQLRQTAICDEQGVRWYEQPSEKNRQSTTTVNLSLSHGLCSKIVFLAECLKNRISVPECTFLLEGCLQYLQQYHQPDSEVDTYPSFVADPGQRQYFHRLAWCYGDLGVAVALISAGKALGKPQWVEQAVGVALRAAKRRTPDKTALVDVEFCHGTAGVAHIFNRFYLESGNDEFRAVRDHWLEQTLAMASFPDGLAGYKTWRGGSWLTDVGLLEGIMGVGLVLQSSLEKAPDNLSWDGVLLLDWR; this is translated from the coding sequence ATGACGTTGGATCTTCAGACCAGAATTAAAGCTAAAATCAGGGAGATTGAAAGCGCCATTGAATTAACCCCTTACCAGGACCGGCCGCTATCGTTGCTGGCCGGGGCGGGGGGCAGTATTCTGTACCATTTCTACATGGCCAAGATGCAGGACTCCGGTGTGCTGTACGATCGGGCCTTTGCATTATTGAATACCACACTCGATTACCTGGAGGAGCACGGCATCGATGCCTTGACGTACACCAACGGCATCGTGGGTTTTGGGCGGCTTTTCCATTTGCTGGCCGAGGAAGGCTACATCGAAACGGAGGTAGACGACATCCTGGTTGATGTGGATGACGTGGTAATAGCGTACACGCATCGGCTGCTGGCGGAAGGGAACCTCGATTTTTTGCACGGCGCAATTGGAAATGGCTTCTATTTGAACCGCCGCGTGGGCCGCCCGGCCATCGACGAGTGCCTGGGGTATTTTGTCGGGCAGCTGCGGCAAACGGCCATCTGCGACGAGCAGGGAGTACGATGGTATGAGCAGCCCTCGGAAAAAAATCGGCAGTCTACCACAACGGTCAACCTGAGTTTGTCGCATGGCCTGTGCAGCAAGATTGTTTTTCTGGCGGAGTGCCTCAAAAACCGGATTAGCGTGCCGGAGTGCACGTTTCTTCTGGAAGGATGCCTGCAGTACCTGCAACAGTATCACCAGCCCGACAGCGAAGTTGATACCTATCCGTCATTCGTTGCTGACCCCGGCCAACGACAATATTTTCACCGGTTGGCCTGGTGTTATGGCGACCTGGGGGTAGCGGTGGCCCTGATTAGTGCGGGCAAGGCGCTGGGCAAGCCCCAGTGGGTAGAGCAGGCAGTGGGCGTCGCGCTACGGGCGGCCAAACGACGTACGCCCGACAAAACGGCCTTGGTTGATGTCGAATTTTGTCATGGCACGGCCGGAGTCGCGCATATTTTCAACCGGTTCTACTTAGAAAGCGGAAACGACGAATTCCGGGCCGTGCGCGACCATTGGCTTGAGCAAACCCTGGCCATGGCTAGCTTCCCCGATGGGTTGGCCGGCTACAAAACGTGGCGCGGTGGCTCGTGGCTAACCGACGTCGGACTGCTGGAAGGCATAATGGGAGTTGGGCTGGTACTGCAAAGCTCCCTGGAAAAAGCCCCCGACAACCTCTCGTGGGATGGAGTACTACTGCTGGACTGGCGCTAA
- a CDS encoding LLM class flavin-dependent oxidoreductase, with the protein MINVGLLDFCLDDQTNSHQEQLQIAIYTAQHAEEHGCCSIWYGEHHEGAFQVSPTLMASIVLSQTTTITAGTGGVLASYYSPLEMAYAASLLDCAYPNRFELGLARGNPSPEKKAMLLDSRPAASSGTDFFERVQSTRRLLHGADGVSVAPTGTRPKLWLLGMGSQSAIVAGKNGAAYCHAAFLKGSGSPEDAFREYTANFVAQRPGEAPEYALALSVCSDQHDGVACYNRFEHNPSFTNNMMLPPAALARELAQQVAHYGLSRLVLLQAEASYLHRLATLEALMRELPTQ; encoded by the coding sequence ATGATTAATGTTGGCTTATTAGATTTTTGCCTGGATGATCAGACCAATTCGCACCAAGAACAGCTGCAGATTGCCATTTATACCGCCCAGCACGCGGAAGAGCATGGCTGTTGCAGCATCTGGTACGGCGAACACCATGAAGGCGCTTTTCAGGTGAGCCCCACGCTAATGGCTTCCATTGTTCTGAGCCAAACTACGACCATCACGGCGGGCACTGGTGGCGTCCTGGCTTCTTATTACAGTCCCCTGGAAATGGCTTACGCCGCTTCGCTGCTGGACTGCGCCTATCCTAACCGCTTTGAACTGGGCCTGGCGCGGGGCAACCCTTCGCCGGAGAAAAAAGCTATGCTGCTGGATTCCCGCCCGGCCGCTTCTTCCGGAACGGATTTCTTCGAGCGGGTGCAGTCGACGCGCCGGCTGCTACACGGTGCGGACGGGGTTTCGGTGGCCCCGACGGGCACCCGGCCCAAGCTGTGGCTGCTGGGCATGGGCAGTCAGAGTGCCATTGTAGCCGGCAAAAACGGGGCGGCGTATTGTCACGCCGCGTTTCTGAAGGGCAGCGGTTCGCCGGAAGACGCGTTTCGGGAATATACCGCAAACTTCGTGGCCCAGCGCCCAGGAGAAGCCCCCGAATATGCGTTGGCCCTGTCCGTGTGCAGCGACCAGCACGATGGAGTAGCTTGCTACAACCGCTTCGAGCACAACCCTAGCTTCACCAATAACATGATGCTGCCGCCGGCCGCCTTGGCTCGTGAGCTGGCTCAACAAGTGGCCCACTACGGCTTGAGTCGTCTCGTGCTGCTACAGGCCGAAGCTAGCTATCTGCACCGTCTGGCAACGCTCGAAGCGCTGATGCGCGAGCTGCCCACCCAGTAG
- a CDS encoding class I lanthipeptide, protein MKKKQLDRKLSLNKQTLSELDAKAMGNIKGGLALKTETSDISAPCSNGCESEPYRTCNCV, encoded by the coding sequence ATGAAAAAGAAGCAGCTTGACCGCAAACTATCCTTAAACAAGCAGACCCTGAGCGAGCTGGACGCCAAAGCTATGGGCAACATCAAAGGGGGCCTGGCCCTCAAAACAGAAACTTCTGATATCTCTGCTCCCTGCTCGAACGGCTGCGAAAGTGAGCCCTACCGGACCTGCAACTGCGTGTAA
- a CDS encoding class I lanthipeptide, translated as MKKKKLDRKLSLNKQTVSVLGTGAMRSIKGGVIVATEPTLTVNPTVTEITAAGCPPTNY; from the coding sequence ATGAAAAAGAAAAAGCTTGATCGAAAATTGTCGCTTAACAAACAAACCGTCAGTGTGCTTGGCACCGGTGCCATGCGTAGCATCAAGGGCGGGGTGATAGTAGCAACCGAACCGACCCTGACTGTCAACCCTACCGTCACCGAAATAACGGCAGCGGGTTGTCCTCCTACCAACTACTAA
- a CDS encoding enoyl-CoA hydratase/isomerase family protein produces the protein MSTTDTLSAGKVQVTTDAHGISTVSFFHPSHNSLPGALLTQLANTITATGQDPNTKVIILRSEGEKTFCAGASFDELMAIQDEAQGLEFFSGFAKVINACRTCPKIIIGRVQGKAIGGGVGVAAATDYCFATAQASVKLSELVVGIGPFVVGPAVERKIGQSAYAQLALDAGEFRSAEWARDWGLYAEVLPTAAELDQAVQTFAEKLARYNPEALTDLKKVFWQGTEHWDTLLVQRAAISGRLVLSDFTRAAISQFKSR, from the coding sequence ATGAGTACCACCGATACCCTTTCCGCCGGCAAAGTCCAGGTAACCACCGACGCCCACGGCATCAGTACCGTTTCCTTTTTCCACCCCAGCCACAACTCCCTGCCCGGCGCCCTGCTCACCCAGCTGGCCAACACCATTACCGCCACGGGCCAGGACCCAAACACGAAAGTCATCATCCTGCGCAGTGAAGGCGAAAAAACCTTCTGCGCCGGCGCCAGCTTCGACGAGCTGATGGCCATCCAAGACGAAGCCCAGGGCCTGGAGTTTTTCTCCGGCTTCGCCAAAGTCATCAACGCCTGCCGCACCTGCCCCAAAATCATCATCGGCCGGGTGCAGGGCAAGGCCATCGGCGGCGGCGTGGGCGTGGCCGCGGCTACCGACTACTGCTTTGCCACCGCGCAGGCGTCGGTCAAGCTCAGCGAGCTGGTCGTGGGCATCGGCCCCTTCGTGGTGGGCCCGGCCGTGGAGCGCAAGATTGGTCAATCGGCCTACGCCCAACTGGCCCTGGACGCCGGCGAGTTCCGCTCGGCTGAGTGGGCGCGCGACTGGGGCCTCTACGCCGAAGTGCTGCCCACCGCCGCCGAGCTGGACCAGGCCGTGCAAACCTTTGCCGAAAAGCTGGCCCGCTACAACCCCGAAGCCCTCACCGACCTGAAAAAGGTGTTCTGGCAGGGCACCGAGCACTGGGATACCCTGCTGGTGCAGCGCGCCGCCATCAGTGGCCGGCTGGTGCTGTCCGACTTCACCCGCGCGGCCATCAGCCAGTTTAAGAGCCGGTAA
- a CDS encoding S41 family peptidase encodes MKYYHPAVAAGQRNWDAELLRLLPPALACRTVAARSRLLARWLADLGPVAACAVCQTRPPSPVVRPPDLRWMADAQRFSAPLRRQLAYLQANRYQGTPYYVAPGNGASPAFPHEEAYASPALPSPALRVLAVCRYWNMIHYFYPYTYAIGEEWPGVLTEFVPLFAGAATPLAYRRTVLALAARLHDGHATLRSDAVLEAATGEYIVTAALQFIDEQAVVLRVRHDGLVPPIPLEPGDVITHVDGTAVADLVRQRLPQTPGSNRAAQLQTIARELLFGTTEQVTMRLLRHDKALTVEVPRLKYSALPPVRPVVADSMYRFLAPGVGYIDMARLTKEKLPLVMQAFRRTSGIVVDLRNYPREFLPYQLAGYFLPKPAPFVSLARFDPSYPGRFLAVPADSLLLEPGTAAPYTGQLVVLVNETSMSLAEFTAMALRATPRCLIVGSPTAGADGDVTRIVLPGGLTTAVSGTGVYYPDGRETQRVGIVPDVLLRPTPAGIRAGRDELRDQAVEIIRRQPPPRSH; translated from the coding sequence TTGAAATATTACCATCCGGCCGTAGCCGCCGGCCAGCGCAATTGGGATGCCGAGCTGCTCCGCCTGCTGCCGCCAGCTCTGGCCTGCCGGACGGTAGCAGCCCGTAGCCGTTTGCTGGCGCGCTGGCTGGCCGACCTGGGCCCGGTGGCGGCCTGCGCGGTCTGCCAGACACGGCCACCAAGCCCGGTAGTTCGCCCGCCCGACTTGCGTTGGATGGCGGATGCGCAACGCTTCAGTGCCCCGTTGCGCCGGCAGTTGGCTTACCTTCAGGCCAACCGCTATCAGGGAACTCCCTACTATGTGGCCCCGGGTAATGGGGCAAGTCCGGCCTTTCCGCACGAAGAGGCTTACGCCAGTCCGGCGCTGCCCAGCCCGGCGCTGCGGGTGCTGGCAGTATGCCGCTACTGGAACATGATCCACTACTTTTACCCTTATACGTATGCTATTGGGGAGGAATGGCCGGGGGTGCTGACGGAGTTTGTGCCTCTTTTTGCCGGCGCGGCTACCCCGCTTGCTTACCGCCGCACCGTGCTGGCGCTGGCGGCCCGCCTGCACGATGGCCACGCTACCCTCCGCTCTGATGCGGTACTGGAAGCCGCCACCGGCGAATATATTGTAACTGCCGCCTTGCAGTTTATCGACGAGCAGGCCGTGGTGCTGCGCGTGCGCCACGATGGCCTGGTGCCCCCGATTCCGCTGGAGCCCGGAGATGTTATCACGCATGTGGATGGCACGGCGGTAGCCGACCTCGTCCGGCAACGCCTGCCGCAGACGCCTGGCTCAAACCGGGCGGCCCAGTTGCAGACTATCGCCCGCGAGCTGCTGTTTGGCACCACTGAGCAGGTCACCATGCGCTTGCTCCGCCACGATAAAGCGCTGACCGTCGAGGTGCCCCGGCTCAAATACAGTGCCCTGCCACCCGTGCGCCCGGTCGTTGCTGACAGTATGTACCGTTTTCTGGCGCCGGGGGTGGGGTATATCGACATGGCCCGGCTGACGAAGGAAAAGTTGCCCTTGGTGATGCAGGCGTTTCGTCGGACCAGTGGCATTGTGGTCGATCTGCGTAATTATCCCCGGGAGTTTCTGCCCTATCAGCTGGCCGGTTACTTCCTGCCCAAACCTGCTCCATTCGTGTCCCTTGCCCGATTCGACCCTAGCTATCCGGGCCGTTTTCTGGCTGTTCCTGCCGATTCGCTGTTGCTTGAGCCGGGCACTGCCGCTCCTTACACCGGCCAACTCGTCGTGCTGGTCAATGAGACGAGCATGAGCCTGGCCGAGTTTACGGCTATGGCGTTGCGGGCCACTCCCCGCTGCCTCATCGTGGGCAGCCCCACGGCCGGGGCCGATGGCGACGTCACCCGGATTGTGTTGCCGGGCGGCCTGACCACTGCCGTGTCGGGAACGGGCGTGTATTATCCGGATGGGCGCGAAACCCAGCGCGTAGGCATCGTGCCCGACGTGCTGTTGCGCCCGACCCCGGCCGGCATCCGGGCCGGCCGCGACGAGCTACGCGACCAAGCCGTGGAAATCATTCGGCGGCAGCCCCCGCCCCGCAGCCACTAA
- a CDS encoding DUF6734 family protein, with product MKIVQSYWSRPALGKAVEGGRSKGGWANKRDQCLGMALSCLLLRRHYPDVELVTDQLGKELLIDCLRLPYTSVKVCLNDLDHYPHGLWALPKLYAYGLQQEPFIHVDSDFFAWQPFGAAIESAPLIAQSPEIDHNGVYARSLGMLTQNLPHLPPVLAQCHTEPGSALAVNAGILGGNDLEFLQRYVREAFAIVDENLATFQQDEQAGLHNIIIEQYTFYQLATQVGKDIAYAVPKLSSDFLELIKMDQVPVVCPFVHLIGGAKSFDINCEQIEQRLRYEFPREYRHICKAVAGLLAEPAAPARPQAAAADSAYPLLEQYLQQYGATTRQKTPSEVRRQVGRLARQLAEPAGLFLRELFEVERARHHMLGRHQRFEPRRRRYLRQAYDFMKGKSATDILAAAFTLTDDVRIIATHWPVEAFTTPAPQPLEQLAAPARRYVLVGNNKPGLYLKDLYGMDQPLAFFQGTACSGEEIMSCFLNASSTDTERQQLEAFMLDFLTYQLIYAGRLLPVPPPPVVVPAEAEPVGAAALAF from the coding sequence ATGAAAATAGTGCAGAGTTATTGGTCGCGCCCCGCGCTGGGCAAGGCCGTGGAAGGAGGCCGCAGCAAAGGAGGCTGGGCCAATAAGCGTGACCAGTGCTTGGGCATGGCCCTGAGCTGCCTGCTGCTGCGGCGCCATTATCCTGACGTAGAGCTGGTGACCGATCAGCTGGGCAAGGAGCTGCTCATTGATTGTCTGCGGCTACCTTATACCAGCGTGAAAGTCTGTCTGAACGACCTGGATCATTACCCGCATGGCCTGTGGGCGTTGCCCAAGCTGTACGCGTACGGCTTGCAGCAGGAGCCTTTCATTCATGTCGACAGCGACTTCTTTGCCTGGCAGCCGTTCGGGGCCGCCATCGAAAGTGCCCCGCTGATTGCCCAAAGTCCGGAAATTGACCACAACGGCGTGTATGCCCGCAGCCTGGGCATGCTGACGCAAAACCTGCCCCACCTGCCGCCCGTGCTGGCGCAATGCCATACGGAGCCCGGAAGCGCGCTGGCGGTTAACGCGGGCATTCTGGGGGGCAACGACCTGGAATTCCTGCAGCGCTACGTGCGCGAGGCCTTTGCCATCGTGGACGAAAACCTGGCCACGTTTCAGCAGGATGAGCAGGCGGGCCTGCACAACATCATTATTGAACAGTATACCTTTTACCAGCTGGCCACCCAGGTTGGGAAGGACATTGCCTACGCTGTTCCTAAGCTGAGCAGTGACTTCCTGGAGCTGATCAAAATGGACCAGGTGCCGGTGGTATGCCCGTTTGTGCACCTGATCGGCGGCGCCAAGTCGTTTGATATCAACTGTGAGCAGATCGAGCAGCGGTTGCGCTACGAGTTTCCGCGGGAGTACCGCCACATCTGTAAAGCCGTAGCGGGGTTGCTAGCCGAGCCGGCGGCCCCGGCCCGGCCCCAGGCGGCCGCGGCGGATAGTGCCTATCCGCTGCTGGAGCAATACCTGCAACAATACGGGGCTACCACCCGGCAGAAAACGCCGTCTGAGGTGCGCCGGCAAGTCGGCCGGCTGGCCCGGCAGCTGGCCGAGCCCGCGGGGTTGTTTTTGCGGGAGCTATTCGAAGTAGAGCGGGCCCGGCACCACATGCTCGGGCGGCACCAGCGTTTTGAGCCCCGCCGCCGCCGCTACCTGCGCCAAGCCTACGATTTTATGAAAGGCAAAAGCGCCACCGATATTCTGGCGGCGGCTTTCACGCTCACCGATGACGTCCGGATTATTGCCACCCACTGGCCGGTCGAGGCATTTACCACCCCCGCGCCGCAGCCGCTGGAGCAGCTTGCGGCCCCGGCCCGGCGCTACGTGTTGGTGGGCAACAACAAGCCCGGCCTGTACCTCAAAGATTTGTACGGCATGGATCAGCCCCTGGCTTTCTTTCAGGGCACGGCCTGTAGCGGCGAGGAAATTATGAGCTGTTTCCTCAATGCCAGCTCCACGGACACCGAAAGGCAGCAATTGGAAGCGTTTATGCTGGATTTTCTAACGTACCAGCTGATTTATGCCGGCCGTTTGCTGCCCGTACCGCCGCCGCCCGTAGTCGTGCCAGCGGAGGCAGAGCCGGTGGGGGCCGCAGCGCTGGCCTTTTAG
- a CDS encoding class I lanthipeptide gives MKKEKIARKLSLNKQTLSELDAKAMNSIKGGLVLKTETGQCSDGCVTRTCTVA, from the coding sequence ATGAAGAAAGAGAAAATTGCCCGTAAGTTGTCGCTCAACAAGCAAACTCTTAGCGAGTTGGACGCCAAAGCCATGAACTCAATCAAGGGCGGGTTGGTACTGAAAACCGAAACGGGCCAGTGCTCGGACGGCTGTGTTACCAGAACCTGCACTGTTGCCTAG